In Prunus dulcis chromosome 2, ALMONDv2, whole genome shotgun sequence, a single genomic region encodes these proteins:
- the LOC117618051 gene encoding uncharacterized protein LOC117618051 produces MAGSVRFEMSSASPEELAFAGSYPNGLRGNYPGACLDRSGSFREGSESRMFSSGGCTPRGSASSTGNLPPLPQCLMLDPITMADQKCPSLGELRRVLGVSFGGTAEDNAFGTAHLKPHPPVAAEELKWVKASVLDASNKARVRAKRLDESIDKLNRYCEALNLKKQQRNEFITNERSGGSNLPKMGAQMNRNSSDLMNQRLEDRTKTVVMNRRVRSSVTEIRAEGRSNMLTRQPVVMGKDRDMLRGEGSDVVEEKIRRLPAGGEAWDKKMKRKRSVGTVFSRPMDGDAELKRNLHHKPTDEPGPQASDAQGFRSGSFNGGNGINKLDSNSLSVNANARVVLKNELDKVSLSRDLMAGLSKERLGSKGNNKLNVREDSQIPSPTPVTKGKASRAPRNGPITASNSSPSFPRTSGTPEGWEQPATVNKNHSINGAINRKRPMPTGSASPPMAQWVGQRPQKISRTRRSNLVSPVSNHDELQIPSEGYSPSDAGARLNSFGTNGLLQKSVSNCAHQIRVKQEIVSSPARLSESEESGAGENRESRLKEKGPGGGEVDDRAVTAVQNTGSSLLPTKKNKLLNKEEIGVGVRRQGRSGRGSSISRASTVATREKLETPASTKPLKSMRPGSERNGSKSGRPPLKKLSDRKAFACPGHISTNGSPDFAGESGDDREELLAAAAFACNSRSMFLRLILFFFSFI; encoded by the exons ATGGCAGGAAGTGTGAGATTTGAGATGAGTTCTGCCAGTCCAGAGGAGTTGGCCTTTGCAGGGTCCTACCCAAATGGGCTGAGGGGAAATTACCCTGGTGCCTGTTTGGATAGGTCTGGAAGCTTCCGTGAGGGTAGTGAGAGTCGGATGTTTAGTTCTGGTGGTTGTACGCCCAGGGGCAGTGCTTCTTCGACAGGGAATTTGCCTCCACTGCCTCAGTGCTTGATGTTAGATCCTATTACAATGGCTGATCAGAAGTGTCCTTCGTTAGGTGAGTTAAGGAGGGTTCTGGGAGTATCTTTTGGGGGAACTGCAGAAGACAATGCATTTGGAACAGCTCATCTAAAGCCTCACCCTCCAGTGGCTGCAGAGGAACTAAAGTGGGTCAAAGCCAGCGTGCTAGATGCCTCAAACAAGGCCAG GGTTAGAGCAAAACGGTTGGATGAATCTATAGACAAATTGAACAGGTACTGTGAAGCTTTAAACTTAAAGAAGCAGCAAAGGAATGAGTTTATAACAAATGAAAGATCAGGTGGGTCAAACTTGCCAAAGATGGGAGCTCAGATGAATCGGAACTCTTCAGATCTTATGAATCAAAGGCTGGAAGACAGGACTAAGACTGTCGTGATGAATAGACGTGTTCGCTCATCGGTCACAGAAATAAGG GCTGAAGGCAGAAGTAATATGCTCACAAGGCAGCCTGTGGTCATGGGAAAAGATAGGGATATGCTTAGAGGTGAAGGCTCTGATGTTGTTGAGGAAAAGATTCGCAGACTGCCTGCTGGAGGGGAAGCATGGGAtaagaagatgaaaaggaaGCGTTCTGTAGGCACTGTATTTAGCAGACCCATGGATGGTGATGCAGAGCTAAAACGAAACTTGCATCATAAGCCTACTGATGAGCCTGGTCCCCAAGCTAGTGATGCTCAAGGTTTCAG ATCAGGGTCATTTAATGGTGGTAATGGCATTAACAAGTTAGACTCTAATTCCTTGTCTGTCAATGCTAATGCCCGTGTTGTGCTAAAGAATGAGCTGGACAAGGTCTCTCTTTCAAGGGATTTAATGGCTGGGTTGAGTAAGGAGCGACTTGGATCAAAGGGAAACAATAA ATTAAATGTTCGTGAGGATAGTCAAATACCCAGTCCTACTCCAGTGACAAAAGGAAAGGCTTCAAGGGCACCAAGAAATGGCCCTATCACAGCAAGCAACTCATCTCCTAGTTTTCCTCGTACATCTGGAACACCTGAGGGATGGGAACAACCTGCAACTGTAAACAAAAATCATTCCATAAATGGGGCTATCAATCGCAAGCGTCCAATGCCCACAGGATCAGCCTCACCCCCCATGGCTCAATGGGTTGGTCAGAGACCACAAAAAATCTCTCGAACCAGAAGATCAAATCTAGTGTCTCCTGTGTCAAACCATGATGAACTGCAGATACCCTCAGAAGGTTATTCACCTTCTGATGCTGGTGCTAGGTTAAATTCTTTTGGAACCAATGGGCTGCTTCAAAAGAGTGTTTCGAATTGTGCCCACCAAATTAGAGTTAAACAAGAAATTGTTTCATCTCCTGCCAGATTATCTGAAAGTGAAGAATCTGGTGCTGGTGAAAACCGTGAAAGTAGATTGAAAGAGAAAGGACCAGGTGGTGGTGAAGTAGATGATAGAGCTGTGACTGCTGTGCAGAATACTGGTTCTTCCCTATTGCCTACAAAGAAGaataaactgctcaataaagaGGAAATTGGAGTTGGTGTGCGGAGACAGGGAAGGAGTGGCAGGGGTTCATCCATTTCTAGGGCTAGCACTGTAGCTACTAGGGAAAAATTGGAGACTCCAGCCTCGACAAAGCCACTTAAAAGTATGAGGCCTGGTTCTGAGAGGAATGGAAG tAAGTCAGGACGACCTCCTCTGAAGAAACTGTCAGATCGGAAGGCCTTTGCTTGTCCGGGGCATATATCAACCAACGGGTCTCCTGATTTTGCAG GTGAATCGGGTGATGACCGTGAAGAACTTTTAGCAGCTGCAGCTTTTGCTTGTAATTCCAGAAGTATGTTTCTAAGactaatattgttttttttctccttcatttaG
- the LOC117617853 gene encoding uncharacterized protein LOC117617853, with amino-acid sequence MEPIFGPVSLEEASYLKEQLICMEEKDECISLMFGNGSNVLGDIVCEENFASKTLASGSKERNLQDHIQNGGISRGRLDSEGMKKVLPLYQRVLSALIMEDEIEDFEKDIDRRTMSLQYNRDVSSTATCASINVEPRNRVGILFANETNLGPHLNQCSVDSLPCNGTSGFANATGICNQILADDLLKVDFAVLHSGSGLFPAFSENGCPYEQMSLEDRLLLELQSVDLYQETVPDLSDGDDEAIDQDIVGLEKLLHQQVGGKKKQLNKFIKAIEENMDIERRRRDQVAMDRLVESAYRKLLATRGSIASKYKIAKVPKHVAVAYTKRTLARCRKYEENGISCFNEPALRDVIFAAPLHGGNAEPMKCDGLSLPPENQNSQQEPVVSGSSNWTERHDHLNKYGRDSDGTFGSLTHCSAKDYAKNGPIFYRGKKKEVLLDDVGSPSLKAASNPGTMLGRAKGKRSERERDKDVSARNSVAKAGRQSLGNNKGERKTKTKPKQKTAQLSTSGNGLVSNVTSASGFIEVVGNSNNRKREVGPVRYNDNHEGPTETKKQIDCGNLQLNELDSIELGVDNDLDGNQDLSTWLNFDEDGLQDHIAEGLDIPMDDLSDLNMLL; translated from the exons ATGGAACCAATCTTTGGTCCTGTCAGTTTAGAGGAGGCATCTTACTTGAAGGAGCAG CTCATATGTATGGAGGAGAAGGATGAATGCATATCTCTGATGTTTGGCAATGGAAGTAATGTTTTG GGTGATATTGTGTGTGAAGAAAATTTTGCGTCCAAGACTCTTGCTTCTGGATCAAAAGAGAGGAACTTGCAAGACCATATTCAAAATGGAGGGATATCACGTGGAAGATTAGATTCCGAAGGAATGAAGAAAGTGCTTCCACTGTACCAAAGAGTATTGTCAGCTCTAATCATGGaagatgaaattgaagattttgaaaaagaCATTGACCGGAGAACTATGTCTTTACAATATAACAGAGATGTTTCTTCCACTGCTACATGCGCCTCTATTAATGTTGAGCCAAGGAACAGGGTTGGGATTCTGTTTGCAAACGAAACCAATTTGGGTCCTCATCTCAATCAATGTTCCGTTGACAGTCTCCCCTGCAATGGGACTAGTGGCTTTGCTAATGCCACAGGAATCTGTAATCAAATACTCGCAGATGATTTGTTGAAAGTAGATTTTGCAGTATTGCATTCAGGGAGTGGTCTGTTCCCTGCGTTTTCTGAAAATGGTTGCCCATATGAGCAGATGTCTCTGGAGGATAGACTCTTGTTGGAGCTGCAGAGTGTTGACCTATATCAAGAAACAGTG CCTGATCTATCAGatggagatgatgaagcaattGATCAAGATATTGTTGGACTAGAGAAGCTACTTCACCAACAG GTTGGTGGTAAGAAGAAGCAGTTGAACAAATTTATTAAagcaattgaagaaaacatgGACATCGAAAGACG GCGGCGTGACCAGGTTGCCATGGACAGGCTTGTCGAGTCGGCTTACAGAAAGCTTCTG GCCACTCGAGGAAGTATTGCTTCAAAATATAAGATTGCTAAGGTTCCAAAACATGTTGCTGTTGCTTATACGAAGAGGACTCTTGCTAGATGTCgcaaatatgaagaaaatggAATAAGTTGCTTTAATGAGCCTGCACTTCGAGATGTCATTTTCGCTGCACCGCTTCACGGAGGCAATGCGGAACCCATGAAATGCGATGGCTTAAGTTTGCCACCTGAAAATCAAAACTCTCAGCAAGAGCCCGTGGTGTCAG GTTCTTCCAATTGGACGGAGCGGCATGATCATCTTAACAAGTATGGCAGAGATTCTGATGGTACTTTTGGAAGTCTTACCCATTGCTCTGCGAAGGATTATGCTAAAAATGGACCAATATTTTACAGAGGCAAAAAGAAGGAGGTTCTGCTAGATGATGTTGGCAGTCCTTCCTTGAAAGCTGCATCAAATCCTGGTACCATGCTGGGCCGagcaaaagggaaaagaagtgagagagaaagggacAAGGATGTATCAGCCAGAAATTCTGTTGCCAAAGCTGGCCGTCAATCATTGGGTAACAATAAGGGTGAGCGTAAAACGAAAACAAAGCCCAAGCAGAAGACAGCTCAGCTATCAACTTCAGGAAATGGGTTGGTTAGCAATGTCACTTCAGCTAGTGGTTTTATTGAAGTTGTTGGCAATAGTAATAACAGAAAACGAGAGGTCGGGCCGGTACGCTATAATGACAATCATGAGGGTCCTACAGAGACCAAGAAACAGATAGATTGTGGAAACCTGCAGTTGAATGAATTAGACTCCATAGAACTAGGAGTAGACAATGACCTCGATGGGAATCAAGATCTGAGTACTTGGTTGAACTTTGATGAGGATGGTTTGCAAGACCATATCGCGGAGGGGCTTGACATACCTATGGATGACCTCTCGGATTTAAATATGCTTCTTTGA